The window TCGAGCGGGTGAATTGCAGGGTATTTTCTTGCATCGGAGCGCTCTCTTGAAAGCCCATGGAAGGCTCCTACAACCTTGAGCGTTGCCTGAGTTACAGGCTCTTCAAAGTTACCTCCCGCAGGAGATACCGTGCCGCCTATAGTAACCGAGCCTTTTGAGCCGTCCTTTAGGCGGACAATACCCGCTCTTTCGTAAAAGGCTGCAATGTAGGATTCCAAATATGCGGGGAAGGCTTCTTCACCGGGTATTTCTTCCAAGCGTCCCGACATTTCGCGCAAGGCTTGAGCCCAGCGGCTTGTAGAATCCGCAAGAAGAAGAACGTCCAAGCCCATTTGTCTGTAATATTCGGCTAAGGTTACGCCCGTATAAACCGACGCTTCTCTCGCCGCAACGGGCATGGAAGAGGTGTTACAGATAATAACGGTACGCTCCATAAGGGTTCTTCCGGTTTTTGGGTCTTTAAGCTCGGGGAATTCTTTAAGTGTTTCTACAACTTCGCCTGCACGCTCTCCGCAAGCGGCTATTATAACAATGTCAACATCGGCGTTTCGGCTGGTCGCATGCTGTAAAACCGTTTTACCCGCTCCGAAAGGCCCCGGAATACAATAGGTTCCGCCCTTTGCCACGGGGAAAAAGGTGTCCATAGTGCGCATTTTTGTAACGAGTGTTTCGGTAGGCTTTAATCTCTCCGCATAACAGTCGATTGCGCGTTTTACCGGCCATCGGAAACTCATTGTTAAGGGCTTTACGTTTCCGCGCTCGTCGGCAACTTCCGCAATTGTTTCATCTACGGAATATTCCCCTTCATTTTTTATCGATTTTAGAGTATAGTTTCCGTACATATCAAAGGGGAGCATAATGCGGTGGGTAAAACTTCCTTCGGGAACGGTTCCTAAAATATCGCCTCTTACCAGTTTATCGCCCGCTTTTGCAAGCGGTGTAAACTTCCATTTTTTTCCTCGTGAAAGAGCATTTAAGTAAATACCTCTTTCCAAAAAATAACCTGCCTGTTCTGCAAGTTCCGGAAGCGGGTTTTGTAAACCGTCATATACCTGACCTAAAAGACCCGGTCCCAACTCTACTGAGAGGAGGTCGCCGGTAAATTCTACTTCATCGCCTACGCGAATACCTTTTGTAATTTCAAAAACCTGAAGCTGTGCAATGTCTCCTCTGATTCGGATAACCTCGCTTTTCAGTTTTTTTGAACCTACTTCTACATAGCCTACTT is drawn from Treponema pedis and contains these coding sequences:
- a CDS encoding V-type ATP synthase subunit A; its protein translation is MTKTKGKVVGINGNMISVKFEGLVTLNEVGYVEVGSKKLKSEVIRIRGDIAQLQVFEITKGIRVGDEVEFTGDLLSVELGPGLLGQVYDGLQNPLPELAEQAGYFLERGIYLNALSRGKKWKFTPLAKAGDKLVRGDILGTVPEGSFTHRIMLPFDMYGNYTLKSIKNEGEYSVDETIAEVADERGNVKPLTMSFRWPVKRAIDCYAERLKPTETLVTKMRTMDTFFPVAKGGTYCIPGPFGAGKTVLQHATSRNADVDIVIIAACGERAGEVVETLKEFPELKDPKTGRTLMERTVIICNTSSMPVAAREASVYTGVTLAEYYRQMGLDVLLLADSTSRWAQALREMSGRLEEIPGEEAFPAYLESYIAAFYERAGIVRLKDGSKGSVTIGGTVSPAGGNFEEPVTQATLKVVGAFHGLSRERSDARKYPAIHPLDSWSKYPSVLPKEQVSYGRSFLRRGTEVEQMMKVVGEEGTSIEDFIIYLKGDLLDSVYLQQNSFDKVDDAVSVERQQHIYNILMEILGSSFKFISKDEARSYFSKLRLLFIDYNYSPWDSSEFKTNETNLKNLIAEKAEGLDEQAKKLLQAGGVR